In the Oncorhynchus keta strain PuntledgeMale-10-30-2019 chromosome 29, Oket_V2, whole genome shotgun sequence genome, one interval contains:
- the LOC118362833 gene encoding sodium-dependent multivitamin transporter-like isoform X1 has protein sequence MDPLERMHFTTIDYVIFALLLVASMGIGLYYALSGDRQRTTQEFLLADRSMSCLPVSLSLIATFQSAVAIVGVPAEIYTHGTQYWFIGCAYILGLLIPAHVFIPVFYRLHLTSAYQYLELRFSKPVRICGTLTFIFQTVIYMGVCVYTPALALNAVTGFDLWGAVLATGLVCTLYTTLGGLKAVIWTDVFQTIVMFAGQLAVIVVGVQQTGGLAEVWRKVWEGNRISGIDLNPDPTERYTFWTLGVGGIFLMLSLYGVNQAQVQRYLSSKTEREAIMSCYMVFPFLQVALALSCVMGLVMFARYCGEDQFHKIGNLSKNEMVLYFVMDMLQDLPGLSGLFIACVFSAALSTISSAFNSLATVTLEDLIKPHCSSMTEARATLLSKGLACSYGLMCLAMAYLTHLMSDSVLQAAFKIFGMVGGPLLGIFCLGMFFPWANSTGALAGLGSGLVMAFWVGIGSIVTRTSGGPAAVSHFNCTAVQLSENITTAIGTALNSTAVPTSTSRFRLSQLKCTYESNYRPLHAFQPMGLQRFYSLSFMWYSALSSFTVVITGLIVSFLTGPMKEEDVTPGTLYPLLGNMLFFVPDNLKQNLCCATPLEHRECPPAQHKENNVQAVYTEEEEEERLNFLPTSPTPVTEHETTV, from the exons ATGGATCCTTTGGAAAGAATGCACTTCACCACTATCGACTATGTCATATTTGCCCTCTTGCTGGTGGCATCCATGGGCATAGGGCTGTATTACGCCCTGTCAGGGGATCGGCAGCGCACCACTCAGGAGTTCCTGCTAGCGGACCGGAGCATGAGCTGCCTTCCTGTATCCCTGTCACTTATCGCTACATTTCAGTCAGCGGTGGCTATAGTGGGCGTGCCGGCAGAGATCTATACCCATGGCACTCAGTACTGGTTCATAGGCTGTGCTTACATCTTGGGCCTATTAATTCCAGCACATGTTTTCATTCCTGTGTTCTACAGGCTGCATCTTACCAGCGCTTACCAG TATCTGGAACTGCGCTTTAGCAAACCAGTGCGTATCTGTGGAACACTTACCTTCATCTTTCAGACA GTCATCTATatgggtgtttgtgtgtacacTCCGGCCCTAGCACTCAATGCAG TTACTGGCTTTGATCTATGGGGAGCAGTACTGGCCACTGGACTGGTGTGTACACTGTATACTACTCTG GGAGGCCTGAAGGCAGTGATCTGGACAGATGTCTTCCAGACCATAGTGATGTTTGCTGGCCAGCTGGCGGTCATCGTGGTGGGGGTCCAGCAGACTGGAGGGTTAGCAGAGGTCTGGAGGAAGGTCTGGGAGGGGAACCGTATCTCTGGCATAGA CCTGAATCCTGACCCTACGGAGAGGTACACATTCTGGACCCTGGGGGTGGGAGGGATCTTCCTGATGCTGTCTCTGTACGGGGTCAACCAGGCCCAGGTCCAGAGATACCTCAGCTCCAAGACCGAGCGGGAAGCCATCAT GTCTTGCTACATGGTGTTTCCCTTTCTACAGGTAGCTCTAGCTCTGAGCTGTGTCATGGGGCTGGTCATGTTTGCGCGTTACTGTGGGGAGGACCAATTTCACAAAATAGGCAACTTATCAAAAAATGAG ATGGTGTTATACTTTGTTATGGACATGCTGCaggatctacctggtctgtctggACTGTTTATAGCTTGCGTATTTAGTGCAGCTCTCAG CACCATCTCGTCAGCCTTTAACTCTCTGGCCACAGTGACCTTGGAGGACCTGATCAAACCACACTGCTCATCCATGACAGAGGCCAGGGCCACCCTGCTCTCCAAGGGACTGG CATGTTCATATGGATTGATGTGCCTGGCTATGGCCTATTTAACCCACTTGATGAGTGATTCCGTTTTGCAA GCTGCTTTCAAAATCTTTGGAATGGTTGGTGGTCCTCTTCTTGGCATCTTCTGTCTCGGGATGTTCTTTCCTTGGGCTAACTCTACT GGTGCCCTGGCGGGTTTGGGGTCAGGCCTGGTGATGGCCTTCTGGGTGGGCATCGGGAGCATCGTAACCCGTACCTCTGGTGGTCCTGCTGCTGTGTCTCATTTCAACTGCACTGCTGTACAACTCTCAGAAAACATCACCACAGCCATAGGGACTGCACTCAATAGTACTGCTGTGCCTACTAGTACATCCAG attccgtctctcacagttgaagtgtacctatgaatcaaattacagacctctacatgcatt CCAACCAATGGGTCTGCAGAGATTCTACTCCTTATCCTTCATGTGGTACAGTGCTCTCAGCTCTTTCACTGTGGTGATCACAGGGTTGATTGTTAGCTTTCTCACAG GACCAATGAAAGAGGAGGATGTGACCCCAGGCACTCTGTATCCTCTGTTGGGCAACATGCTGTTCTTTGTACCAGATAACCTCAAACAAAATCTGTGCTGCGCCACCCCACTGGAGCACAGG GAATGTCCACCTGCACAACACAAGGAAAATAATGTTCAGGCCGTCtacacagaagaagaagaagaggagaggctgAACTTTCTTCCCACTTCTCCCACACCTGTTACGGAACACGAGACAACTGTCTGA
- the LOC118362833 gene encoding sodium-dependent multivitamin transporter-like isoform X2 — protein sequence MDPLERMHFTTIDYVIFALLLVASMGIGLYYALSGDRQRTTQEFLLADRSMSCLPVSLSLIATFQSAVAIVGVPAEIYTHGTQYWFIGCAYILGLLIPAHVFIPVFYRLHLTSAYQYLELRFSKPVRICGTLTFIFQTVIYMGVCVYTPALALNAVTGFDLWGAVLATGLVCTLYTTLGGLKAVIWTDVFQTIVMFAGQLAVIVVGVQQTGGLAEVWRKVWEGNRISGIDLNPDPTERYTFWTLGVGGIFLMLSLYGVNQAQVQRYLSSKTEREAIMSCYMVFPFLQVALALSCVMGLVMFARYCGEDQFHKIGNLSKNEMVLYFVMDMLQDLPGLSGLFIACVFSAALSTISSAFNSLATVTLEDLIKPHCSSMTEARATLLSKGLACSYGLMCLAMAYLTHLMSDSVLQAAFKIFGMVGGPLLGIFCLGMFFPWANSTGALAGLGSGLVMAFWVGIGSIVTRTSGGPAAVSHFNCTAVQLSENITTAIGTALNSTAVPTSTSSQPMGLQRFYSLSFMWYSALSSFTVVITGLIVSFLTGPMKEEDVTPGTLYPLLGNMLFFVPDNLKQNLCCATPLEHRECPPAQHKENNVQAVYTEEEEEERLNFLPTSPTPVTEHETTV from the exons ATGGATCCTTTGGAAAGAATGCACTTCACCACTATCGACTATGTCATATTTGCCCTCTTGCTGGTGGCATCCATGGGCATAGGGCTGTATTACGCCCTGTCAGGGGATCGGCAGCGCACCACTCAGGAGTTCCTGCTAGCGGACCGGAGCATGAGCTGCCTTCCTGTATCCCTGTCACTTATCGCTACATTTCAGTCAGCGGTGGCTATAGTGGGCGTGCCGGCAGAGATCTATACCCATGGCACTCAGTACTGGTTCATAGGCTGTGCTTACATCTTGGGCCTATTAATTCCAGCACATGTTTTCATTCCTGTGTTCTACAGGCTGCATCTTACCAGCGCTTACCAG TATCTGGAACTGCGCTTTAGCAAACCAGTGCGTATCTGTGGAACACTTACCTTCATCTTTCAGACA GTCATCTATatgggtgtttgtgtgtacacTCCGGCCCTAGCACTCAATGCAG TTACTGGCTTTGATCTATGGGGAGCAGTACTGGCCACTGGACTGGTGTGTACACTGTATACTACTCTG GGAGGCCTGAAGGCAGTGATCTGGACAGATGTCTTCCAGACCATAGTGATGTTTGCTGGCCAGCTGGCGGTCATCGTGGTGGGGGTCCAGCAGACTGGAGGGTTAGCAGAGGTCTGGAGGAAGGTCTGGGAGGGGAACCGTATCTCTGGCATAGA CCTGAATCCTGACCCTACGGAGAGGTACACATTCTGGACCCTGGGGGTGGGAGGGATCTTCCTGATGCTGTCTCTGTACGGGGTCAACCAGGCCCAGGTCCAGAGATACCTCAGCTCCAAGACCGAGCGGGAAGCCATCAT GTCTTGCTACATGGTGTTTCCCTTTCTACAGGTAGCTCTAGCTCTGAGCTGTGTCATGGGGCTGGTCATGTTTGCGCGTTACTGTGGGGAGGACCAATTTCACAAAATAGGCAACTTATCAAAAAATGAG ATGGTGTTATACTTTGTTATGGACATGCTGCaggatctacctggtctgtctggACTGTTTATAGCTTGCGTATTTAGTGCAGCTCTCAG CACCATCTCGTCAGCCTTTAACTCTCTGGCCACAGTGACCTTGGAGGACCTGATCAAACCACACTGCTCATCCATGACAGAGGCCAGGGCCACCCTGCTCTCCAAGGGACTGG CATGTTCATATGGATTGATGTGCCTGGCTATGGCCTATTTAACCCACTTGATGAGTGATTCCGTTTTGCAA GCTGCTTTCAAAATCTTTGGAATGGTTGGTGGTCCTCTTCTTGGCATCTTCTGTCTCGGGATGTTCTTTCCTTGGGCTAACTCTACT GGTGCCCTGGCGGGTTTGGGGTCAGGCCTGGTGATGGCCTTCTGGGTGGGCATCGGGAGCATCGTAACCCGTACCTCTGGTGGTCCTGCTGCTGTGTCTCATTTCAACTGCACTGCTGTACAACTCTCAGAAAACATCACCACAGCCATAGGGACTGCACTCAATAGTACTGCTGTGCCTACTAGTACATCCAG CCAACCAATGGGTCTGCAGAGATTCTACTCCTTATCCTTCATGTGGTACAGTGCTCTCAGCTCTTTCACTGTGGTGATCACAGGGTTGATTGTTAGCTTTCTCACAG GACCAATGAAAGAGGAGGATGTGACCCCAGGCACTCTGTATCCTCTGTTGGGCAACATGCTGTTCTTTGTACCAGATAACCTCAAACAAAATCTGTGCTGCGCCACCCCACTGGAGCACAGG GAATGTCCACCTGCACAACACAAGGAAAATAATGTTCAGGCCGTCtacacagaagaagaagaagaggagaggctgAACTTTCTTCCCACTTCTCCCACACCTGTTACGGAACACGAGACAACTGTCTGA